Proteins encoded by one window of Musa acuminata AAA Group cultivar baxijiao chromosome BXJ2-9, Cavendish_Baxijiao_AAA, whole genome shotgun sequence:
- the LOC135623929 gene encoding transcription factor BHLH156-like: protein MIPFTLTGGHLLASPNGLCGCPRGTETTSTLDMGSGDHPFFLTPQPHLMASTSHQSYGHDLEEFMLFDGDLSNADLMSLLREGVLDTSHEGTADHVLQIDTDSDLMSLSREAVLDTIHEGTNADLISSSREGEFDTCHERTGNNDLQVDDDARVSEGRCDEQRGGDGDSPEVIPKTRKDRSKTLISERTRRVRMKEQLYELRSLVPNITKMDKASIIADAIAHVKDLQSQANKLEEEISLLESGSNGEQMLQASSRGAAEAMQPQETATTAAGSRITQVKAYQVGEGRFYVKVEGSMGDGGEPSALYSALASLSCFDMESSHFSLTSEGFVFTLTFKVGDFSGEMNASSMEIWVMGALVKKGFQLMQTTTL from the exons ATGATTCCCTTCACATTAACAGGGGGTCATCTTCTTGCCTCCCCAAATGGGCTGTGTGGATGCCCTAGAGGCACAGAAACAACCTCAACCCTAGACATGGGGAGTGGCGATCACCCTTTCTTCCTCACACCACAACCTCACCTTATGGCCTCAACCTCCCACCAGAGCTACGGCCATGATCTCGAGGAGTTCATGCTCTTCGATGGCGATCTCTCGAACGCTGACCTGATGAGCTTGTTGAGGGAAGGTGTGCTCGACACCAGCCATGAAGGAACTGCCGACCACGTCTTGCAGATCGACACGGACTCTGATCTGATGAGCTTATCGAGGGAAGCAGTGCTTGATACCATCCATGAAGGAACGAACGCTGACCTGATTAGCTCATCGAGGGAAGGAGAGTTCGACACCTGCCACGAACGAACTGGCAACAATGACTTGCAGGTAGACGATGATGCTCGGGTGAGCGAAGGCCGCTGCGATGAGCAGCGCGGTGGTGATGGTGATTCCCCCGAGGTTATCCCAAAGACAAGGAAGGACCGGTCCAAGACCTTGATCTCGGAGAGGACGCGAAGGGTTCGGATGAAGGAGCAGCTCTACGAGCTCCGATCTCTCGTTCCCAACATAACAAAG ATGGACAAAGCTTCCATCATAGCAGACGCAATTGCACATGTGAAGGATCTGCAATCTCAAGCTAACAAGTTGGAGGAGGAGATAAGCCTACTCGAATCGGGATCCAATGGAGAGCAAATGCTTCAGGCTTCTAGCAGGGGGGCAGCGGAAGCGATGCAGCCACAGGAGACTGCTACTACTGCAGCAGGGAGCAGGATAACGCAGGTGAAGGCATACCAAGTGGGCGAGGGGAGGTTCTACGTGAAGGTGGAGGGCAGCATGGGAGACGGCGGAGAGCCGTCGGCTCTTTACTCCGCGCTCGCGTCTCTCTCGTGCTTCGATATGGAGAGCTCCCATTTCTCCCTCACCTCGGAGGGCTTTGTGTTCACCCTAACCTTTAAG GTGGGGGACTTCAGTGGGGAGATGAATGCGTCCTCCATGGAGATATGGGTAATGGGTGCTTTGGTGAAGAAGGGTTTTCAGCTCATGCAGACAACCACGCTGTAA